A stretch of DNA from Chelonoidis abingdonii isolate Lonesome George chromosome 8, CheloAbing_2.0, whole genome shotgun sequence:
tgtagacaagggggatccagtggatacagtgtatttagattttcagaaagcatttgacaagatccctcaccaaaagctcttaagcaaagtgagtagtcatgggataagaaggaaggttctctcatggactggtaacaggttaaaagataggaaacaaaggttaggaataaatggtcagttttcagaatggagagaggtaaatagtggtgtctcccaggggtctgtgctgggaccagtcctattcaacatattcataaatgatctgagaaaaaggagtaaacagtgaggtgtcaaaattcacagctgatacaaaactactcaagatacttaagtcccaggcagactgcgaagagctacaaaaggatctctcaaaactgggtgactgggcaacaaaatggtggatgaaattcattgttgataaatgcaaagtaatgcacattggaaaacataatctcaactatatatataaaatgatggggtctaaattagctgttaccactcaagaaagagaacttggagtcattgtggataattctctgaaaacatccactcagtgtgcaatggcagtcaaaaaagtgaacagaatgttgggaatcatcaagaaagagatagataataagacaaaaaatatcatattgccgctatataaatccatggtatgcccacatcttgaataatgcatgcagatgtggtcgccccatctcaaaaaacatatattggaattggaagaggttcaaaaaagggcaacaaaaattattaggggtatggaacggctgccatatgaggagagattaataagactgggatttttcagcttggaaaagaggcgactaaggagggatatgatagaggtctataaaattatgactggtgtggagaaagaaaacaaggaagtgttatttactcctcataacacaagaacgaggggccaccaaatgaaattaataagcagttcttatgttcttaatgcttAAAATAGAGCCCAGCAAATCTACAGATATCCAGGGACCATTTTTGTGGATCATGggtcagatgcagatacaaattttgtatctgtgcagggctctacttaAAATGTGGCTCTGCTCTGacaagtgactgtaaaaatggcatcatggTGTTTCATGGTAATTTCCTCTCAACGGCATCTGCCCTACCTCATTTTTTCAGGGCAGAAGGATACAAGCTATTGATACTGAGGACTTTTAGGACCAACATGGCAGagccgtaacaaggaatttttgcacccgaggcaagggccagctccatgttcttctgcggcaattcagtggcgggtcgcTGAGTCCCTCTCACAATGAAGAACCTGCCGCTGcagtgctgccgaagaatgaatgaagcagcagaggcaaatcGGTGGCAGGTCCTTTTGGTGGCAAgtccttctctccgagagggaTTCAgagacccgctgctgaattgccgccgaaaaagcggcagcagtagagctgctaccgaagtgccaccaatcaCGGTAGAGCTGCGCCCCTCCGCTTTGCACgcccgaggcaagtgcctcactcgcctcgcccttgttaTGGCACTGCAACATGGGTACACATAACTAGACAGGTCCTGACTTTGAACTGAAAAGAGGATGAAGGACTTTTTACATGTGCATTTGGCATGGCACTTTGAATATGATGCAATTCCTTTGCATGGGCATAGTTTCTTTCATCCAAGGACCTCCAAATGCTTTACATAAGCAGCTAAATATCATAATCCCAATTTTACTATTAGGGAAAGAGACTAAGCAGGGAGACAAAGCAATTTATCTAAGATCCTATAACTAGTTAGTGACAGAGttgggagtagaatccttttcTCCTCATTCTCAGTTTCCTGTTTTAACCACTAGACGCATTGTTTCTCATATTTGAATTGAGATTATTGAATATTTCTGAAAAGTACCTAGCATGCTgcagaaaaatgaaatgtattattatttccaGCATGTATCCTCTGGTAATCAATATGGCATGGGACAGCAATGGACATGGGATAGCAAACTCCCCCCCAATTATTAGTGTTATTTCATGATGTTTCTGCTAAACAAAAGTAGGTGGGATCCTTCACTCatattcaggcaaaacttccatttatGTCACTCTCTTCAGGGgtgtttttcacattttcatttttctgcGGGAAATCCATCAGGATGATGCCACAAGAGCTTTGGAGAGACCCACTTCCCAGTATCTCTTCGTTCCCATTGGAGGATCTGCCCTGATAGACTTTTCACACTAGAGATGAGTCCAAGCCAAAACCACAGATATAAACACTTCTGATCTTTGCCAGTGTCTGTATCTAGATCTGATCTTCACGACTGACTCTTAGGTCTATAATGGGCTGAATCAAACACCCAGATTGGAACATTAGGGTTTGGGCTCATCTATTGACATTTCTCAATAAGTTACAAACTCTGGGTTTGATATGCCCCCATTGATGCAGGGGGTGCAAATTGCCAACAGGGACCACAGCCCTCTGTGAGGGGGGATGACGTGTATGTATGGGGTGCATGGGAGGCACCCCCAAGGGAAATGCAAGGGGTGTTGCACCACTATCTTCTCTGCGGTTTCCAGGAGGAGAAATAAACTTTAAAGTGCATCTGGTGCTCTAAGGGAGCCTTGGTGATGGAGACTGCCAATTAGATCCTCTGGGTGCTCTGGCTATATGCCCCTCCCTGGCCAGAGCTGCACACTTTAAGGGCTTTCTTTGGCTGACTGCCAAACAGAACAGGGATTCTGAGCCCTTTGTGCCATCGCAACCTCTCTCTaagcagtggggtggggaactCTGAGGCAAAAGCCATCAGAGTCTGcagagtagtggttctcaacccacaggctgcttgcagcccaaccagcacacagctgcagcccatgtgacagtCTCAGGACCATACTGGTAGTAAATATATTGTGTAGATGCAgtccacataacacatagagctgcatatgtggcccataattgtaaataggctgagaaccactgctccagagtGACAGTGTTTGGCGAGGGGGCGAGCTGATGAGGTGGATTTGTGGGGGTTGATTCATGGGAGGGGTGTCACATGACAGTTCAATTACTAGGCAATGGCTGTAAGTCTTGTATCAAATATTGTTGTTTGAAATGCAAAGGGCATGTGTGGCGCTGGGGCTTGAAACCCTAAAGAAATAAATAAGCATGAAATATGCACACCAACCTGCCTACCTACCTATAGCTGTCAATGGAACTGTAGTGTTTTGAAACCTATCTTATCAACGTGTATTTGTTATTTTCTACAAAGTTCCATCAAGCTCATTTTTAAGGACTTGCCCTGACTGTCCAGTCCCTGGCTGTCCAACGGAGCCCAAGTATCTGGAAACTGCTGTTGTGAGCCTGGCCAAATTCAACAAGGAAAGTCAGCAAGTTCATCATTTTTCTGTCCTCAATGTTACCAAAGCTTCAATGCAGGTAAGGCTGAGATTCATATAGCCCACTTTAGGCCCTGGAAAGCATTGATACAACTGCTACACTTTTTACAAGTTGCTCTATCAGGTGCAAAGATGGGCTTGAGCACCAACAGTTGGTTCAGGATAGGATTCTGAACCCTTCAAAGTTTGAGGCTGTGTAGATCTGTGGCTGTGATTCATCTTATTATAGAGAGAAGAGCCATTTACAAATTCAGAGCTAGATTTGAACTCCATAGTCATTGTCCCTGCTGGCAATTTGCCCCTGGGCTTTTGATTCAGGCCTACCTCTAACAAAAGGCCCAGATGATAAAGTATTTACTGTAGAATAGAGGTCCCTTTCTGTGTACACTTGCAACTCACCAAATAAGCTTAAACATAATTCAAAATATCATTGCACAATGAGGAGCTGCTAATTATCAGTGTCCTGGCTAAATTCCATGTGTTCCTCACAATTATATCTTGCCTCTCTAAAATTTGTTTCAACTGGATAGTCTTCACTCTCTCTCTGTAACAGTTGTGTAGtgttactcatagactttaaggtcagaaggaaccatcatgatcatcttaGTCTGACTTtttgcatattgcaggccacactGTGTGCTGtttacatttttccatttttcaacccagaagtggctgcatttcaggacaGGGTCAAGTGATACCTATAGATAAAAAGTTGGTTGAGCCACAATgaagatctttggatgaaagtcTCTGTGTAAATATCAAGTATTAatagtattttaaagaaaaaaaagcattttaatctAGTTTCAGCTTTGACTGATGCATGAGCTAGAGTGatacttcagtgggaattctgtaTAAAAGGTAAGGGTCAGGCTGTAGGGCAGCATTCAGAGAATATGGAAAATATATTCTCCTGCAATACGGCTAACAAACTCAGAAGTCTAACCCTACTCCCTCTGTTATTCATGGGAATTTTGCATTCAACACAAAAGGTGCAGGATTGGGATTAtgaatttcttttcctcttgCTGGCAAATTTGCAAAGGCTAAAAATAACagtcaattctctctctctctctcttctcatacAAAACTTTGACAGTGGGTCGTTGGTCCTTCATACTTTGTAGAGTTTACAATTCAGGAGACATCCTGCTCCAAAAATGAATCCATTGCTGATGTCTCCAAGTGCAAGCCCCTCTCATCTGAATTGGCTGTAAGTAATTCTGTTTGCAAAAATACATAACTTTGTGGATATTATGATTTTTGCATTAAGCATTTTGCATAtcttcttctgtttttcttctttatgaacatgatccaaatcccactgaagtcaatgggagtcttttcattgacttcactggactttggatcaagccctatatatgattattatttattatttacattaatGTAGAACCTCCGAGGTCTAGTCATGGattaggatcccattgtgctaggggctggacAAACAGAACTGAAAACAGTTTCTGTTCAAATTGTTTACAGTTTAAGATAAGTATCCCAGATAAAGTTCTGGATAACTGTCCAGAAGTGTATGAACATGAATGGCACagaaaaatacagtacagaatGAGCAGAGTAGCTAGTGCTTTGCAAAAGTTATTAGTTATCAAGGGCTTCTTCAGTACAAGCAGCCACAAATAGTGAATTATAAAGAATACACACAAGTATATGTACCTTGTGCTCAAGAAGTcaaatatagaaaacatttaGAAATTAGAAGAAGGAACTTGAAGACATCTGAAAGGTTAAATTAGCGCAGTAGCCAATCGGTTCTGTTCTCTTAACCTTGGCCTGCACTGAGATTAGAACTGTGCTGCCTACCAGTATGTGTAaatctagggcttgtctacatggcactgTAATTcaaactacaggggtgtgaactGTAGAGAACTCTAACATGTTGCGATCTCATtgccccatgtagaccctgctggcatgaaCTAACAGGCAGCTAGTTTGCACTGATGTAGTCCCATTCCAAACAGGACTACACTCACATGCACTAagtaccttttagttcacaccagcaggatCCACAAGAGGAAGTTAGAGAGCAGTGCATCAGAACACCCTACAGTTCAGACCCCTGTAGTCAGAACTgtggcaccatgtagacaagcccacagttgTTACTATCAGTATtctaccaagtatcagaggggtagccatgttagtctggatctgtaaaagcagcaaacagtcctgtggcaccttacagaccaggagttggcaacctatggcatgcatgccaaagacggcacgcgagccgatttttaatggcatgctggagcctgccgggactccagcatgccattaaaaatcctgcccagcccagcccgctctcctctccttctgctcccccacGGGGGCAgtgagcagaagcatagccgtgcacACGGGGTGGgaaaatggccccactctcccggcgcAGCAAGCCGTTGGGTCCGCACTCCTGGGCCGGAGCGCTGGgccaagcgcagcaagctgccagTCCCTCTCCcgccttctcctctcccctggagccctgccgccgcatgcgcagtgctctgggggtcggggctgcacACTCCCGCAGGGAAGtgtttggctctgtggggaggcaGAAACGCTCCCCGCTCATTCGGAGTTCTGCCACCACGTgcacagtgctctgaggggcggggctgtgtgctcccacggggcagcgtatctagctctgcatggagcctcatggtaaggagtCTGGGGTcaggagggttggataaggggtggaggCAGTCAAGGAACAGGGAGCGGGAGGGGGTTGGATGTGGGGTGGGATCCCGaggtgggatcccaggggaggGTAGCAAAgggcgggggtctctggagggggcagtcagggagcagggggggttggatggggcatgggagtcccggggtttgtgagggggcagggggtggctaggggtcagggcagtcaggggacagggagcaaagagggtcctgggggagcagttacagtgggggggtctctggaggggatggtcaggggacaaggagctgggggggttggatgagtcaggagttctgggggtcctgtcaggagacaggggtgtggagaggggttggggcaggctgggagcagtgggggttggatgggtcgggagttctgggggtcctgtcagagggtggggagtggttggataggcatgagagtcccaggggtctggctgggggcaggggtgtggataagggtcggggcagtcaggggacaggtagggggtagggtccagtcaggggacaaggaataGGGAGGcctagatagggggtggggtcctggggggcagttggtcCCAGGGCTCCCAGGAGGCGGTAGTCAGGGGActaggagcaggggggttgggagttcttaggggggcagtcactcagtcctctcccctgagccctgaccccacacacacacacacacacaccccgccctctgccctgagctccaCACCACTGCACACCCCCaggcccttgccctgagccctgtacctccctcatatacacccagccctctgcttgactccttcatccttcccccacacacagccctagccctgactctggcagccccccacatacccagccccccctgcccgacacctgcacccccacataccccgcccccagccctgactcctgcctctgcccccattcGCTGCCATGTGATTCTTGCACCTCCCCACatgcccagcccccccacaccgcATGCACCggccacatccccacccccacccatagcaccaaacgggagctcctgcacccctccccacattcccacctgcacccctcgcatcaaatgggagctgcccaggaaaGTGCCCCACACCTGCACCTActgccccaaccctcagccccctcctttattttagctcctggcccgacccttcacccccagccctgtgctcagtgcactcccaccctcagctcagtgcagagagaggaagagaatggctagaaccagggagaaggtaggtacccactgtatgtggggagggccgggaccccagactggcagcaggctgagcggatCCAGCAGtcaggatcccggctggcaagagtcggcggatggaacccctgagcggcagagGGCTCAGCCGCTCAGTCCACTGACAGTCTGGGGTCCCGgatgccagccccacacagcccgctgctggtctggggttctggctgccagacccttgccagctggggtcctggccacaggcctcACTCAGCCCGCTCCCGGCCtcggtgaacagaaccccagaccagcagcgggctgagcgggccggaggcataagatcaacattttaatttcattttaaatgaagcctctttaacattttgaaaaccttgtttattttacaatacaacactagtttagttatataatatatagatttatagagagagaccttctgaaaaacattaaaacgtactaccagcacgcgaaaccttaaattagagtgaattaacgaagactcggcacagcacttctgaaaggttgccgacccctgttatagactaacagacgtactggagcatgagctttcatgggtgaatacccacttcattggatgcatggtATTCTACCAAGGTTTCCTTGATaaatatgaagagagatttttttctctgAGAACTGTAATCTAATACTCTTTTATAGGCCTGGCCTCTAAtggcattttctgaaaatgtccCCTATCCCCAAAGCATTTCCACACTGGTAATAACAACAGAGTTAGTGTAGATGGTGCACAGGCAGCTGTCAGCATTTTTATCCTCATGTCATCTAATCCTACtcagagataaaaaaaaatgatcTGGGAAATCTGTCCTCCTGGGTAACTTTGCCAGCACAAAAATCAAAAATTTGCACTAGCTATACATCTGTATTTGTGGTGCTAAATCTGGTTGGACTTTCATAATCTCCTATTTTACAATCTTAAAATCTAAATATTAGTGATGCAATGTGGTTTGATGCTCACTTGTCCTAATTATCCATTTCTTTTTCCAGCACACTGGTCTCTGCAAAGGCACTGTAATAGATAGTCAAATTGAACATCATCAGTTTGTCAGCATATCCTGCGAAATCTATGATCCACAGGTATGTCTCCATCCAACTAAAAGTTTGTGAAAAGGtcctttataaaataaaattggaatGAATAACGTCTGATCATTCTGTGTTAGGATTATTCACAAAGTAATGGACTGCATGCATGAGGGGAATCAGAAAGAAACTCACTTGTTATAAGAGGATCATTTCATTGCCAGATGGTGAAAAAAGGCAATACAATACAATTTCAGCAGCCTCCACCCAGGGTCCTAAGCAGATTTATACAGTCCATGTGCCCGCGAcctcactgctattgttattcaagCCAGCTAGATCAAAGTTAGCTCAGATATGTTTACccgtgctgcagtcacacctcagattgcagtgtagacatacccatagtcaTTAAACCAAGCTGTATCCCAAACACTTTACAAAGCAAATACATTTACAGAACTAAAGCAAGACTCATAGTAATAACAGAGGGAGAGTGAAATTAAGAAATAGCTGAATTACCCCGCTTCCAAACAAGAGTAATCTCCCCTGTGTACTGCAGCTGCTTTGCTTGTCTACCACAGGAGTTTTAACTAGTGCATTTGCATCAATGGCTGGCACTGACAGCTAGAATTCAGACTGATCCTGAGTAGAGACTAGGTCTGAGCCTTTCTTTATATCAGAGAAAGGTTTTTACATAGCTCTAATATACGCATGTATTTGCTGTTTGCCAATTTAGGCTCCTGCCCTTGGAGAAAGGGAGCAGCACCCTGGCCGTGGATCTCAAAAACCCGATCAAGATGATGATGAAAGCCATGAACATCATCACCACCATAGAAGGAAGGAGAACCAGCATCCCCACAAGCATGAGCATAAACAAGGGTATGGACATGAGCATCAGCATCCTTCCCCTTCCGAAGCCAGTCACTTCTCCCCACATCTGGAAAAAACAGTGGGTTGGGTTAAAGTTCTCCCTCCTAAAGGGGAGCATGTGTCTCTCCACACCTTACCAGAAAATCAGAAGGAACATATAGATGGAAAGCCTGTTCCCCCGGAGAAGGCAAACCCAGTGCCAGCCCCTTCAGACACACATGGTGTCGCTGATGTGAAAAAGCTTCAGACAGACACATCAGAAGGAAAGCCAGGCTTGACCAAGCCCTCCACTGGCCCAGCCATTCTCCCTTTCCCTGAAGGTCCTTTGCAATCAGATGCGTGCCCAGGACAGCCCAAGTTTGTTAATTCCATCATCCTCCCTTTGCTTCCCAGAAACCCTGTCAAAATAGCAGTATCACCATGACAAACTGTGACTGAATAAAGTTCATGTTTCCCATTGGCGGGTAAAAActttcaataaataaaatgttctttaCAGTTATGGTCTCTGGTGTTGTATTGGCTTACAGTGATCTTAGGGACTGGTTATGATAAGGAATTTTATTAGGCATTTTCCAGCAAGAGAATTTTGGGTCAAACACTGGCTTTTCCCTACAGGACAGAGCGTTAGTGAAGGGCAGTTGTAGAGCAATGACCAAGGCATGGTAGCCTGAAGAAGGCAGAATGCTGGACAGACACAGTCCGAATATCTCAGGGAAGAGCATATTAAGTAGCAACATCTATTGCCACCTTGAAAAGGTGCAGGTTGAGTTCCCCTAACATCTGTTAGTGGATGCTAGCAGGAGTCCAAGTTGGACAGCACCCTGGCTAGTCTCAACATTACTGCTCACAGACCTTTGAGCATGTGAAACCTGGACATGCTAGCTATTCAGCGTTCCAGAAACACTAGTGGCAGAACACTGGCTGAGTATGGCAATAGTCTGTAAATAGAGAAGAAGATCCTGTTATGGTGTATCATCTGGTACTAAAAACTAGGGTTCTTTTGATGATTTCCAGCTTAACTCCTCCACAATAACACAGGGAGTCCAAGTTGAGAGTTTCAAACCAATCTAAGAGATTTAGACACACATTTTCTATTATACTCGATGGAAGAGATGTGCCTAAATCCTTTAGACTGCTTTGAAACTCATaaccctgattctccattgcctggcATCTTGTGCCACCACTTACACTTGGGCAAAAGAGTGTAAAACGTTGTATTTCCCCAGACGTCTTGACACAAGGTTCAAGTTggtggaggatcaggccctaagtattCAAAAACTTCGTGCTTTACTAACTTTGTCATGCAGAAAAAATGGTTTGTTAATCTATTTCACCAAAGGCAGACACAGCCAATGGACAAATATAAATGAAAGAGAAgacaggagaaagaaaaggaaaaataaaagacagAGAACTCTTGTTGTGGCCAGGTAGAAGGGAGATGGTTTTGACTGCTAATAGATAAGAGGAAAGCCACAATTTCTTTCTCTAGTTATAAGCAGACCTTTGCATATTTCCCAGAAAAAGCAGAAATAGCAATATTTTACCTTTTCCCCAATTTTGCAGACTGCTGAGTCACCAGGACTCCTCAAACCTAAGTTGTTTTGCTATTTCCCTTTTCCCTGAATCATCAGGCATTGgcagcatttttttctgattgGTTTTTCAAGTTTATCAACATGATTTACCCAATTTACCAGTTGATCAGTTTGTTCTATTAAAGTTTCTAAAGGTCACTCTTCTGAGTAGGGACTGCAAGATTAGGCTCTAAGTTTGGACTCTGGTGATGTGAGGATTCAGTGCATGTCCTCAAACAGAATTCCATTAGCTCCTGGGGAGAGCTTGCCAGCTTTGCTGAACCAAAGGACAATGGCAGTGGAACAGCAGCCTGTGATGGGGACAGTAGTTTGCAAAagggttttttctctctcctccctattCTTCCTTGTATCATTTCGCTTTTGCTATTTTTAAGATGTAGCCTATTTCAGGAAACATTTCATCATCTGAATGcctagggcctgattcagatctGAACAGAAACaaagactctcaattgagtccAATCacctctgtctttaaacactagAGAGGAGGATTAAATGCTGTCAAAGCCTCTCGGGGCAGCAGTAACACCAACAGCTAAGAACaccattccccaccccatctTATTTTCACTGGGATTTAGCCTGGTAGCAAATGAGGTTCAGGTTAGGATGACTCTCTCAGTCAGAGCATGCTaaatacagttctgctgccctttactcatacaatacaGATAACATCTCGTTACCCCTGTATTCAGTAATAAAGTGAATCATAACCCCAAAACAGACAAAACTGATCCTTTTGGCAAAGCAGCTTTGTCTCCTGAACACCTAGTAGAATAGGCATGTCCGTACAAATACGGAGTGATCCTGAGAGCTTTTCTTCCAGTTCACCACGAGATGTCCAGGGAAAGCTCATTCAGATCCTGCTTAGATCTGTAAAAACATCAGGGGGGTAAACCCAGGGatgtgaagagctatttaagctaaaggacaatgttggcacaagaaaaaaaagactGTAAATCAGCCATGAATAAATtaaggctggaaattagaagaaggtttccaACCTTCAGAGGAGTGAGATTCCGGAACAGTTGTCCAATAGGACTGCTGGAACaaacaacctaactagttttaagatgcaGCTTGATATGTTTATGAACAGAATAATATGATGGAGTTGCTTGCAATAGAGGACTAGACTTGGTAACCCAGgaagtcccttctagtcctatgccttatgttcttatgtggtAAGGTGTTTTGACTGTCTATGATATTTTGGATAAACAGAtaggacacacacacattcctctcaATACATCTGCCACAACCCTTCGTATCTTGAAAGGTACAGAAGAATCTATTTCTGCAGCAACTCAAATAGGATGGAGTTACTGACTGGACTGAACTCTACCTTGCATATGCATCTCTGAAGGTTACACGGGGTTTTGCAGAAATATAGAAGGGT
This window harbors:
- the FETUB gene encoding fetuin-B, which translates into the protein MTLLFLLLFGSQLLCSWAVSPPVVEPPSLLLSPACNDSAVEAAADLALRQINANQREGYVLSLYRIFSVQEHHQKITGSVFYLTLDVVETECHVLSRRLWKDCTNRPMHQTVFGQCKAILYINKPRRIVHLHSYECTLQPVPSSSFLRTCPDCPVPGCPTEPKYLETAVVSLAKFNKESQQVHHFSVLNVTKASMQWVVGPSYFVEFTIQETSCSKNESIADVSKCKPLSSELAHTGLCKGTVIDSQIEHHQFVSISCEIYDPQAPALGEREQHPGRGSQKPDQDDDESHEHHHHHRRKENQHPHKHEHKQGYGHEHQHPSPSEASHFSPHLEKTVGWVKVLPPKGEHVSLHTLPENQKEHIDGKPVPPEKANPVPAPSDTHGVADVKKLQTDTSEGKPGLTKPSTGPAILPFPEGPLQSDACPGQPKFVNSIILPLLPRNPVKIAVSP